A genomic region of Caulobacter sp. NIBR2454 contains the following coding sequences:
- a CDS encoding GNAT family N-acetyltransferase, which translates to MQIVDFEPRHADAWRTLNEAWLTKYFVVEAKDREILDNPGPVILDKGGHIFMAELDGQTVGCVSLIPMEDGGFEVGKMAVHESAQGRGIARRLMELCIDKARALGAPRLYLESSSHLTPALTLYRSVGFVHLPPSPTPYARADVWMEMRLT; encoded by the coding sequence ATGCAGATCGTCGATTTCGAGCCCCGCCACGCTGACGCCTGGCGCACCCTCAACGAAGCCTGGCTGACCAAGTATTTCGTGGTCGAGGCCAAGGATCGCGAGATTCTCGACAATCCCGGCCCGGTCATCCTGGACAAGGGCGGTCACATCTTTATGGCCGAGCTGGATGGCCAGACCGTCGGCTGCGTCAGCCTCATTCCCATGGAGGACGGCGGCTTCGAGGTCGGCAAGATGGCGGTTCATGAAAGCGCCCAGGGCCGTGGCATCGCCCGCCGCCTGATGGAGCTGTGCATCGACAAGGCTCGGGCGCTCGGCGCACCGCGCCTTTACCTGGAAAGCAGCTCGCACCTGACGCCGGCCCTGACCCTCTACCGGTCGGTTGGGTTCGTGCATCTGCCGCCGTCGCCCACCCCGTACGCCCGCGCCGACGTGTGGATGGAGATGCGGCTGACCTGA
- a CDS encoding GlsB/YeaQ/YmgE family stress response membrane protein, translating to MSGVGIIGAIIIGILAGWLAEQIMKREHGLLTNLIVGLVGSFLGAFIANVMGINWGGWIGSLVISTIGAIVLLFLLGLFRRR from the coding sequence ATGAGCGGCGTAGGCATCATCGGCGCGATCATCATCGGCATTCTGGCCGGCTGGCTGGCCGAACAGATCATGAAGCGTGAACACGGCCTGCTGACGAATCTGATCGTCGGTCTGGTGGGCTCGTTCCTCGGCGCCTTCATCGCCAATGTGATGGGCATCAACTGGGGCGGCTGGATCGGCAGCCTGGTCATCTCGACCATCGGCGCGATCGTCCTGCTGTTCCTGCTGGGTCTGTTCCGCCGCCGCTAG
- a CDS encoding extensin-like domain-containing protein: protein MKPTSPETLALAGLGAALLDFALAAIVVFAGVDRFAPPQDLPWKPFSLSQPIGLATSAKLTRLTDDPAACRAALSEGGLTFRDAPVREQGFCSTADTLRLSSGASLAPAGPLMTCGLALTYALWERQVAAPAAQIAFDQPLARVEHYGTYSCRTVYGREGGRPSNHATANALDVSGFRMRDGRRVTIASDFRDPGPEGRFLRAVRDGACRLFGSTLSPDYNAAHADHLHLDRSRYRICR from the coding sequence GTGAAGCCGACCTCACCTGAAACCCTCGCCCTGGCTGGCCTCGGCGCGGCCCTGCTCGACTTCGCCCTGGCGGCGATCGTCGTGTTCGCGGGCGTGGATCGTTTCGCCCCGCCCCAGGACCTGCCGTGGAAGCCGTTCAGCCTGTCGCAGCCCATCGGCCTCGCCACCTCGGCGAAGCTGACGCGCCTGACGGACGATCCCGCAGCCTGCCGCGCCGCCTTGAGCGAGGGCGGTCTGACCTTCCGCGATGCGCCGGTGCGTGAACAGGGCTTCTGCTCCACCGCCGACACCCTGCGCCTGTCCTCGGGCGCCAGCCTGGCGCCGGCCGGCCCGCTGATGACCTGCGGTCTGGCCCTGACCTACGCCCTGTGGGAGCGGCAGGTGGCCGCGCCAGCCGCCCAGATCGCCTTTGACCAGCCTCTGGCCAGGGTGGAGCACTACGGGACCTATTCGTGCCGCACGGTCTATGGGCGCGAAGGCGGCCGTCCCAGCAACCACGCCACCGCCAACGCCCTAGACGTCTCGGGCTTTCGCATGCGTGACGGCCGCCGCGTCACCATCGCTTCGGACTTCCGCGATCCGGGACCGGAGGGCCGCTTCCTGCGCGCGGTCCGCGACGGCGCCTGCCGGCTGTTCGGCTCCACCCTCAGCCCCGACTACAACGCCGCCCACGCCGACCACCTGCACCTGGACCGCAGCCGGTATCGCATCTGCCGCTGA
- a CDS encoding SDR family oxidoreductase codes for MAHLFDLTGKVAIITGSSRGIGKAIAERMAEQGAKVVISSRKAGPCEEVAAAINEKHGAGTAAAITANISSKEDLQRLVDETRKTFGQIDVLVCNAATNPYYGPMGGIEDDQFRKIFENNVLANHWLIGMVAPEMRQRKDGAIIVVSSIGGLRGSPIIGAYNVSKAADFQLARNYAHEFGPDNVRVNCIAPGLIRTDFAKALWENPDTLRRATEGVPLRRIGEPDEIAGAAVFLASAAGNFVTGQAIVCDGGATI; via the coding sequence ATGGCCCACCTCTTCGACCTGACCGGCAAGGTCGCGATAATCACCGGCTCGTCGCGGGGCATCGGCAAGGCCATCGCCGAGCGCATGGCCGAGCAGGGGGCCAAGGTCGTCATCTCCTCGCGCAAGGCTGGCCCCTGCGAGGAGGTCGCCGCCGCCATCAACGAAAAGCATGGCGCGGGAACCGCCGCCGCCATCACCGCCAACATCTCGTCCAAGGAGGACCTGCAGCGCCTGGTGGACGAGACCCGCAAGACCTTCGGCCAGATCGACGTGCTGGTCTGCAACGCCGCCACCAATCCCTATTACGGCCCCATGGGCGGGATCGAGGACGACCAGTTCCGCAAGATCTTCGAGAACAACGTCCTGGCCAATCACTGGCTGATCGGCATGGTCGCGCCCGAGATGCGCCAGCGAAAGGACGGGGCGATCATCGTGGTCTCGTCCATTGGCGGCCTGCGCGGCTCGCCGATCATCGGCGCCTACAATGTCTCCAAGGCCGCCGACTTCCAGCTGGCCCGCAACTACGCGCACGAGTTCGGGCCCGACAACGTCCGCGTCAATTGCATCGCCCCTGGTCTGATCCGCACCGATTTCGCGAAAGCCCTGTGGGAGAATCCCGACACCCTGCGCCGCGCCACCGAGGGCGTGCCCCTGCGCCGCATCGGCGAGCCGGACGAGATCGCGGGCGCGGCGGTGTTCCTCGCCTCGGCGGCAGGCAACTTCGTCACCGGCCAGGCTATCGTCTGCGACGGCGGGGCCACGATCTGA
- a CDS encoding methylated-DNA--[protein]-cysteine S-methyltransferase, with amino-acid sequence MSGIAYALFDTAIGRCSLAWGAGGIKAVRLSDSDDGLSRDRMLRRFPEAVEAVPPPHIQAVIDDVVRLLAGEHVDLSGAPLDMTDVPDFHRQVYALVLKIPPGQIRTYGDVARDLGDVTLSRAIGQAMGANPFPIIMPCHRVMAAGGKLGGFSAPGGSNTKLKMLTIERARPDAGPQGDLFG; translated from the coding sequence ATGTCCGGGATCGCCTACGCCCTGTTCGACACCGCCATTGGCCGCTGCTCCCTCGCCTGGGGCGCGGGCGGCATCAAGGCCGTGCGTCTGTCCGACAGCGATGACGGCCTGTCGCGCGATCGAATGCTCCGCCGTTTCCCTGAGGCGGTGGAGGCCGTTCCCCCGCCGCATATCCAGGCCGTGATCGACGATGTCGTGCGGCTGCTGGCGGGCGAGCATGTGGACCTGTCCGGGGCTCCGCTCGACATGACCGACGTCCCCGACTTCCATCGCCAAGTCTACGCCCTGGTGCTGAAAATCCCGCCGGGCCAGATCCGCACCTACGGCGATGTGGCCCGCGACCTTGGCGACGTGACCCTGTCGCGCGCCATCGGCCAGGCCATGGGCGCCAACCCGTTCCCGATTATCATGCCCTGCCACCGGGTGATGGCCGCCGGCGGCAAGCTGGGCGGCTTCTCCGCCCCCGGCGGTTCGAACACCAAGCTGAAGATGCTCACCATCGAACGCGCCCGCCCCGACGCCGGGCCGCAGGGCGACCTGTTCGGCTAA
- a CDS encoding MFS transporter, whose translation MTTETPTSWRELMTPDLALRFALLCLGIWLNAADTLVTVTIMPSVGEDMGGYQYFGWAVAAYLLGAIIAGAAAGRISMVLGLRQATVLAGVAYCAGCLASALAPDFLTFVVGRLVQGLGAGAIVALCYVAIAVMFPHRMWGKIFGAISAVWGVATVLGPLVGGLFAQFDFWRGAFWMFAIQGVVFVVACLLLMEKDGKDERATGVPIPQLLVLTVGVVMIASAGIVRSPLLGGGLAVVGVLVMASLLRVNATARTPLLPRSAGDLRRPAGAGYFMIFALEAAAIGLSVYGPAFVQRQHDASPLFAGYVISAIAGGWTVTALLAAVVPQRLDGWMIRAGATCVLLGTVWSAWTLPHRSVAEIFLSLLLVGCGFGLTWGPAAKRIISALPTHEQAMGSSSIPTAQMIGGAAGAAGVGAAANALGFGHGVDPALATTVGSWLFGALIPLSLAGWLAGWRLGGMRD comes from the coding sequence ATGACGACCGAGACTCCCACCAGCTGGCGCGAGCTGATGACCCCTGACCTGGCGCTGCGGTTCGCGCTGCTTTGCCTGGGCATCTGGCTGAACGCGGCCGACACCCTGGTGACCGTCACCATCATGCCCAGCGTCGGCGAGGACATGGGCGGGTACCAGTATTTCGGCTGGGCGGTGGCGGCCTATCTGCTGGGGGCGATCATCGCCGGGGCGGCGGCGGGGCGCATCTCCATGGTGCTGGGCCTGCGTCAGGCGACGGTGCTGGCGGGCGTCGCCTATTGCGCCGGTTGTCTGGCCAGCGCGCTCGCGCCGGACTTCCTGACCTTCGTGGTCGGGCGGCTGGTCCAGGGACTGGGGGCCGGCGCGATCGTGGCGCTCTGCTACGTGGCCATCGCCGTGATGTTCCCGCACCGGATGTGGGGCAAGATCTTCGGCGCGATCAGCGCGGTGTGGGGCGTGGCCACGGTGCTGGGCCCGCTGGTCGGCGGCCTGTTCGCGCAGTTCGATTTCTGGCGCGGGGCCTTCTGGATGTTCGCCATCCAGGGGGTGGTGTTCGTGGTCGCCTGCCTGCTGCTGATGGAAAAGGACGGCAAGGACGAGCGCGCGACCGGCGTGCCGATCCCGCAGTTGCTGGTGCTGACCGTCGGGGTGGTGATGATCGCCTCGGCCGGGATCGTCAGGTCGCCCCTGTTGGGCGGCGGCCTGGCGGTGGTGGGGGTGCTGGTCATGGCCAGCCTGCTGCGGGTGAACGCCACGGCGAGGACGCCGCTGCTGCCGCGTTCGGCGGGCGACCTGCGGCGGCCGGCGGGCGCGGGCTACTTCATGATATTCGCGCTGGAGGCGGCGGCTATCGGCCTGTCGGTCTATGGGCCGGCCTTCGTGCAACGTCAGCACGACGCCTCGCCCCTGTTCGCCGGCTATGTGATCAGCGCCATCGCGGGTGGCTGGACGGTGACGGCGCTGCTGGCTGCGGTCGTGCCGCAGCGGCTGGACGGCTGGATGATCCGGGCGGGCGCGACCTGCGTGCTGCTGGGCACGGTGTGGAGCGCTTGGACCCTGCCGCATCGGTCGGTGGCGGAGATCTTCCTGTCGCTGCTGCTGGTCGGTTGCGGCTTTGGCCTGACCTGGGGCCCGGCGGCCAAGCGGATTATCAGCGCCCTGCCGACCCATGAGCAGGCCATGGGCTCGTCCTCGATCCCCACCGCCCAGATGATCGGCGGCGCGGCCGGCGCGGCGGGCGTAGGCGCGGCGGCCAACGCCCTTGGCTTTGGACACGGCGTCGACCCGGCCTTGGCGACCACGGTCGGCTCATGGCTGTTCGGAGCGCTGATCCCACTGTCGCTCGCCGGGTGGCTGGCCGGGTGGCGGCTGGGCGGGATGAGGGACTAG